The following proteins are encoded in a genomic region of Coffea eugenioides isolate CCC68of chromosome 6, Ceug_1.0, whole genome shotgun sequence:
- the LOC113773791 gene encoding uncharacterized protein LOC113773791 codes for MNRILIDGGSAVNIMSIRAIKELGISSDELFQNRLMIQEFNQERQRAIGLIRLELLISELSSSALFHIIDTKTSYNMLLGRPWIHENEIIPSTLHQCFKYCRDGIVKKVAANDKPFTETETHFADAKFYLQKEAKRKESAREEGQDFKVPILRYIPRSKKEEGQSSCIRNNILNVSLTKIEPVKSEKARLQGFVRLKEELAVEHYSLPTNRTQESFDPNAYRLLAKASYNPNEKNALGKLPPEVTGEKTHGLTPTQKMLKERGYNVENLSMGLGYQPSSAVRIMIKRASCNYMNEEMEVTNRKRFMFDRLGNKSKRTSVFDRLGRQTKNLKPPVYERLGSKKQEYQVVKEEILTPIKKNGPRKQGQESMASYHHITISDPEEEEEEDADDAPPELEQGKEYVDLLLEFRDVFVWNYSEMPGLDPRIAVHNLSVKRGTKPVNIVPVRKKNGQIRICVDFRHLNETCHKDDFPLAITELTVDATTGHGTLSFLDGSFGYNQIRIAAEDEELTAFRTPKGIYCYKVMPFGLKNAGATYQMAMQRIFDDMLHKNVECYVDNLVVKSKK; via the exons AATATCATGTCCATACGTGCTATCAAAGAACTAGGAATCTCAAGCGATGAGCTCTTCCAGAACCGCCTCATGATCCAAGAATTTAACCAAGAGAGACAAAGAGCAATTGGCCTCATAAGGCTTGAATTGCTCATTAGTGAGTTGTCTTCAAGTGCGTTATTTCATATTATTGACACCAAAACCTCTTATAACATGCTCTTGGGAAGACCTTGGATTcatgagaatgaaattataccgTCTACTCTTCATCAATGTTTCAAGTATTGTCGAGACGGTATAGTTAAGAAAGTTGCTGCCAATGATAAACCTTTTACTGAGACAGAGACTCACTTTGCTGACGCCAAATTTTATcttcaaaaagaagcaaaaagaaaagagtcaGCAAGGGAAGAAGGTCAAGATTTcaaagtacccattttgcgTTATATTCCAAGatcaaagaaagaagaagggcAGTCTTCTTGTATCAGGAATAACATATTAAATGTTTCACTCACCAAAATAGAGCCTGTTAAAAGTGAGAAAGCAAGGTTGCAAGGGTTTGTCCGTCTCAAAGAAGAACTGGCAGTGGAACATTACTCACTACCAACAAATCGAACTCAAGAAAGTTTTGATCCAAATGCATATAGACTTCTTGCTAAGGCAAGTTATAACCCAAATGAGAAGAATGCATTAGGCAAACTCCCTCCTGAAGTGACTGGCGAGAAGACTCACGGATTGACGCCTACGCaaaaaatgttgaaagaaagagGCTATAACGTTGAAAATTTATCGATGGGTCTTGGTTATCAACCGTCCTCTGCTGTGCGTATAATGATCAAAAGGGCAAGTTGTAACTACATGAACGAAGAAATGGAGGTCACAAATCGAAAGAGATTTATGTTCGATAGATTGGGAAATAAGTCAAAGCGTACTTCTGTGTTTGATAGACTTGGCCGACAGACGAAAAATTTGAAACCGCCCGTCTATGAGAGATTAGGTAGTAAAAAGCAAGAGTACCAAGTTGTCAAGGAAGAAATCCTTACTCCAATAAAGAAGAACGGACCAAGAAAGCAA GGTCAAGAAAGTATGGCTTCCTATCATCATATTACGATCAGTGatcctgaagaagaagaagaagaagatgcggaTGACGCTCCCCCTGAACTTGAACAAGGA AAAGAGTATGTTGATTTGCTGCTCGAGTTCAGGGATGTATTTGTCTGGAATTACTCAGAAATGCCAGGTTTGGATCCAAGGATCGCCGTTCATAATTTGTCTGTCAAACGAGGAACAAAACCTGTCAA CATTGTCCCTGTGAGGAAGAAGAATGGGCAAATTCgaatttgtgttgattttcgACACTTAAATGAAACTTGTCATAAAGATGATTTTCCACTCGCCATCACAGAATTGACAGTAGATGCTACAACAGGACATGGAACACTATCTTTTCTCGATGGATCTTTTGGCTACAATCAAATACGCATAGCAGCCGAAGATGAGGAGCTCACTGCCTTTCGCACTCCCAAGGGAATTTATTGCTACAAGGTGATGCcgtttggcttgaaaaatgcTGGAGCAACATATCAAATGGCAATGCAAAGAATTTTTGATGATATGCTCCATAAAAATGTGGAGTGTTACGTTGATAATCTTGTTGTAAAATCAAAGAAGTGA
- the LOC113774780 gene encoding cytosolic Fe-S cluster assembly factor NBP35-like translates to MENGDYKDVPENANEHCPGTQSESAGKSDACKGCPNQEACATAPKGPDPDLVTIVERMATVKHKILVLSGKGGVGKSTFSAQLSYSLAAMDFQVGLLDIDICGPSIPKMLGLEGQEIHQSNLGWSPVYVESNLGVMSIGFMLPNPDEAVIWRGPRKNGLIKQFLKDVYWGELDFLVIDAPPGTSDEHISIVQFLQATGIDGAIVVTTPQQVSLIDVRKEVSFCKKVGLKVLGVVENMSGLCQPLSVFRFMRTTETGEQKDMTEWILSYMKEKAPEMLDVVAYTEIFDSSAGGAGRMCSEMGIPFLGKVPLDPQLCKAAEEGRSCFSDDKCRVSASALKMIIDKLLAQQMISRIEDGA, encoded by the exons atggagaacGGAGACTACAAAGACGTCCCAGAAAATGCAAATGAAC ATTGTCCAGGGACCCAATCGGAGTCAGCGGGAAAATCTGATGCATGTAAAGGATGCCCTAATCAAGAAGCCTGTGCTACTGCTCCTAAAGGCCCCGACCcag ATTTGGTTACCATAGTAGAGCGAATGGCTACTGTAAAGCACAAGATACTGGTTTTATCTGGCAAGGGTGGTGTGGGCAAGAGTACATTCTCAGCTCAACTTTCTTATTCACTAGCAGCTATGGATTTTCAAGTGGGTCTACTTGATATAGATATTTGTGGACCAAGCATCCCAAAGATGCTTGGCCTTGAAGGACAAGAGATTCACCAAAGTAATCTTGGATGGTCTCCTGTTTATGTTGAGTCTAACCTTGGGGTCATGTCAATTGGATTTATGCTTCCCAACCCAGATGAGGCCGTCATATGGAGAGGTCCCCGCAAGAATGGCCTAATCAAGCAGTTCTTAAAGGACGTTTATTGGGGGGAGCTTGATTTTCTTGTGATTGATGCTCCACCTGGAACCTCGGATGAGCACATCTCAATTGTTCAATTTCTTCAAGCGACTGGAATAGATGGTGCTATTGTAGTCACTACTCCACAACAGGTATCTCTAATAGACGTCAGAAAAGAAGTGAGTTTCTGTAAGAAAGTCGGCCTAAAGGTTCTTGGTGTTGTTGAAAACATGAGTGGTCTGTGTCAACCATTGTCGGTGTTCAGATTCATGAGGACAACAGAAACAGGTGAACAAAAGGATATGACTGAGTGGATCCTATCATATATGAAGGAGAAAGCCCCAGAAATGCTGGATGTTGTCGCTTACACTGAAATATTCGATAGTAGTGCTGGAGGTGCTGGTAGAATGTGCAGTGAGATGGGCATCCCTTTTCTTGGAAAGGTTCCACTGGATCCTCAGCTATGCAAAGCAGCTGAAGAAGGAAGATCGTGCTTTTCCGACGATAAATGTCGGGTGAGTGCCTCTGCACTTAAAATGATCATCGATAAACTGTTGGCACAGCAAATGATTTCCAGAATAGAGGATGGCGCCTAG